A DNA window from Daucus carota subsp. sativus chromosome 3, DH1 v3.0, whole genome shotgun sequence contains the following coding sequences:
- the LOC108211383 gene encoding uncharacterized protein LOC108211383: protein MEKMNRAMEKMKILVGMEEEVIEEESSFAFMDELNQNCTLSYQQRLYGFAVCLVSGVACTLLSMLVFFNPIKFGITFSFGNLLAIGSTAFLIGPKRQVTMMLDPVRIYATAIYLASIIMSLFCALYVHNKLLTLLAILLEFSALVWYSLSYIPFARSMVSKVMVACFDTEF from the exons atggagaagatgaaTCGCGcaatggagaagatgaagattctcGTAGGAATGGAAGAGGAAGTTATCGAAGAAGAAAGCTCCTTCGCTTTCATGGATGAGCTCAATCAGAATTGTACTTTGTCTTATCAACAG AGGCTCTATGGTTTTGCCGTATGCTTGGTTTCTGGTGTTGCTTGCACACTTTTG TCAATGCTAGTCTTCTTCAATCCAATCAAGTTTGGTATCACATTTTCATTTGGCAATCTGCTTGCAATTGGAAG CACTGCATTCCTCATAGGCCCCAAACGACAAGTAACCATGATGCTTGACCCTGTTCGTATATACGCAACAGCAATATATCTTGCAAGTATAATAATGTCCCTGTTTTGTGCTCTATAT GTTCATAACAAGTTGTTGACACTCTTGGCAATTTTGTTGGAGTTCAGTGCTCTTGTTTG GTATAGTTTAAGCTACATTCCTTTCGCCCGGTCTATGGTTTCCAAGGTCATGGTAGCGTGCTTTGACACTGAATTCTAA
- the LOC108214047 gene encoding uncharacterized protein LOC108214047: MNFDEVKRQLEQEGNSKNGSIVDSMPFKFFEPFIVQGIKVDLVEPGRVICSMTVPPRLLNTANSLHGGATAALVDILGSAAIYTTKLASPGSGVSVEISVSYVDAAYAGEEIEIESKVLRVGKAIAVVTVELRKKKTGKVIAHGRHTKYLAVASKL; the protein is encoded by the exons ATGAATTTCGATGAAGTAAAAAGGCAGCTCGAACAAGAgggcaattctaaaaatgggTCAATCGTTGATTCCATGCCTTTCAAATTCTTTGAGCCCTTTATTGTTCAAGGCATCAAAGTTGATCTTGTTGAACCGGGTCGGGTCATCTGCTCCATGACTGTCCCTCCTCGTCTACTG AACACAGCTAATTCATTACATGGTGGGGCCACTGCAGCTCTAGTGGATATATTGGGTTCTGCTGCTATATATACAACTAAATTGGCTTCTCCTGGTAGTGGCGTTTCGGTCGAAATTAGTGTGTCTTATGTTGATGCTGCTTATGCCGGT GAGGAAATCGAGATAGAATCTAAGGTACTACGTGTTGGCAAGGCTATTGCTGTTGTCACTGTGGAACTGAGGAAGAAAAAGACGGGAAAAGTAATTGCTCATGGGCGTCATACTAAATATCTTGCCGTTGCCAGTAAATTGTGA
- the LOC108211957 gene encoding LOW QUALITY PROTEIN: protein SUPPRESSOR OF GENE SILENCING 3-like (The sequence of the model RefSeq protein was modified relative to this genomic sequence to represent the inferred CDS: inserted 2 bases in 1 codon) — translation MNLDETREWHCPACQKGPGAXLQPLMSHAKTRRKGNVKVHRELAELLEEELRIRGTSVIPAGVAFGKWRGLKENVVRDKEIVWPPMVIIKNTLLEQDDDGQWLGMGNAELLEYFSAYEAVSSKHSYGPKGHRGMSLLIFESSAIGFIEAEQLSKHFEDEGIGKEAWDHHRVNFIPGGQRQLYGYMAEKRDLESFNQHSRGKPLQKFEMRSYQEVVSSQLKQMSEDNHLLLLWYKNKVEKLKKELEVLKGSFDTVTEKMRKVSEENRIVRLRTKLHHKEIKEEMDEQEEFSRSTVKVLDDARKEMEEKLQKIQQEHEGTKQYMETPLAKDRQSRIETGATSILSQQQDTDIYMQKRGTDC, via the exons ATGAATTTGGATGAAACTAGGGAGTGGCACTGCCCAGCATGTCAGAAAGGTCCTGGTGC ACTTCAGCCACTTATGAGCCATGCAAAAACtagaaggaaaggaaatgtaAAGGTCCACAGGGAACTTGCTGAACTGCTGGAAGAAGAGCTGCGAATTAGGGGTACATCTGTAATCCCTGCTGGTGTAGCATTCGGGAAGTGGAGAGGGCTAAAAGAAAATGTTGTGAGGGACAAGGAGATTGTTTGGCCCCCGATGGTGATTATAAAGAACACATTACTTGAGCAAGATGATGATGGGCAG TGGCTTGGAATGGGCAATGCGGAGCTTCTTGAATACTTCAGTGCTTACGAAGCTGTGAGCTCGAAGCATTCCTATGGCCCAAAAGGGCACCGAGGGATGAGCCTCTTGATTTTTGAGTCCTCAGCAATAGGGTTTATAGAGGCTGAGCAGTTGAGTAAGCATTTTGAGGATGAAGGAATAGGTAAAGAAGCTTGGGACCATCATCGTGTCAACTTTATTCCTGGTGGACAGCGCCAACTTTATGGTTACATGGCAGAAAAGAGGGACTTGGAGAGTTTTAACCAACATTCTCGTG GTAAGCCattacaaaaatttgaaatgagaTCATATCAAGAGGTGGTAAGCAGCCAGTTGAAGCAGATGAGTGAGGACAATCATCTTCTTCTGCTATGGTACAAGAATAAAGTCGAAAAGTTAAAAAAGGAGTTGGAAGTTCTTAAGGGGTCCTTTGACACAGTGACGGAGAAGATGCGGAAGGTCTCGGAGGAGAATCGTATTGTGCGGCTTAGAACCAAACTGCATCACAAAGAAATTAAGGAGGAG ATGGACGAACAAGAGGAGTTCAGCAGGTCTACAGTCAAAGTTTTAGATGATGCTCGAAAAGAGATGGAAGAGAAGTTGCAAAAGATACAGCAGGAACATGAGGGGACAAAACAATATATGGAAACTCCATTAGCAAAGGACCGGCAAAGCAG GATCGAAACTGGTGCTACATCGATCTTGTCTCAGCAGCAAGATACAGATATATATATGCAGAAGAGAGGAACAGATTGCTAA
- the LOC108214045 gene encoding uncharacterized protein LOC108214045 encodes MAPPAAVVAAGGAAATAAGGEARPQEQQGFGKSIQGIIRIAIFWYFASKFFSPKTPPPTGFEPAVQISNLFPKAEPLDMWFYLSENETFKDFASEGALVWHETNIPYAVWGPESTRSLSLKYYPSEALKHNGSLYAHIFFARSGYPADPMDPEYQPLTAFGRTYPVVTYLPKSKADKKRSLLADSEDKGELATEVVEDAQADQKDDGPVEWISYWKPNITINLVDDFTKYTYKAVPPNIAPYLNVEPGAGGYYPTIFFNEFWLLKDKLIPINETVTELPFHLEVGPISMTKWQLFLQIDQSFQIHRSYGSMLEGEADELKRVFLEGNPYLLMITMVVSLLHSVFDFLAFKNDIQFWNKNKSMEGLSAKSVVVSFFSQLIVFLYLLDNDTSWMILASSGVGCCIEFWKIGKAMHIEVDRSGSIPRLRFRDRDSYSGNKTKEYDDLAMKYLSYVLFLLVACSSAYSLKYERHKSWYSWILSSLTSCVYMFGFIMMCPQLFINYKLQSVAHLPWRQMTYKFLNTIIDDLFAFVIKMPLLHRLSVFRDDVIFLIYLYQRWVYPVDRKRVNEFGFAGEDVDQASGSTDLTTVNEEEKKTK; translated from the exons ATGGCGCCGCCGGCAGCCGTCGTCGCCGCAGGCGGTGCTGCTGCTACTGCCGCAGGAGGAGAAGCTAGGCCACAAGAACAACAAGGATTCGGTAAATCTATTCAGGGAATTATACGTATTGCTATTTTCTGGTACTTCGCTTCCAAGTTTTTCTCGCCCAAAACGCCGCCGCCTACTGGTTTTGAACCGGCGGTCCAGATCTCTAATCTCTTCCCCAAAGCCGAGCCTCTG GATATGTGGTTTTATCTCTCTGAAAATGAAACATTTAAGGACTTTGCCAGTGAAGGTGCACTTGTTTGGCACGAGACAAATATACCTTATGCAGTTTGGGGACCAGAGAGTACCAGATCTCTGTCTTTAAAGTACTATCCTTCTGAG GCTTTGAAGCACAATGGTAGCCTTTATGCTCATATCTTTTTTGCACGATCTGGTTATCCTGCGGATCCCATGGACCCAGAGTACCAACCCCTTACTGCCTTTGGAAGGACATACC CTGTTGTGACATACTTGCCAAAGTCTAAAGCAGATAAAAAGAGAAGCCTGTTGGCAGATTCTGAAGACAAGGGTGAACTTGCAACTGAG GTAGTTGAAGACGCTCAAGCTGATCAAAAGGATGATGGCCCTGTGGAATGGATTTCTTACTGGAAGCCGAATATTACCATCAATCTGGTTGATGATTTCACCAA GTACACCTACAAAGCCGTCCCACCAAATATTGCCCCTT ATTTGAATGTTGAACCTGGTGCAGGGGGTTACTATccaacaatattttttaatgagTTTTGGTTACTTAAAGATAAGTTAATACCAATCAATGAGACGGTGACAGAATTACCATTTCATCTTGAAGTGGGTCCCATAAGCATGACCAAGTGGCAATTGTTTCTGCAGATCGACCAGTCATTTCAAATTCACCGTAGTTATGGAAGTATGCTTGAAGGCGAGGCTGATGAACTGAAG AGGGTGTTCTTGGAGGGTAATCCTTACCTTCTGATGATTACAATGGTTGTGTCATTACTCCACTCggtgtttgactttttggcattTAAAAATG ATATCCAATTCTGGAACAAAAACAAATCCATGGAAGGACTCTCAGCGAAGTCAGTTGTTGTAAGCTTCTTCTCTCAGTTAATTGTCTTCCTCTATCTGCTGGACAACGACACTTCATGGATGATACTTGCAAGTTCTGGAGTTGGGTGCTGCATTGAGTTCTGGAAAATAGGGAAGGCAATGCACATTGAG GTTGATAGATCTGGAAGCATTCCTCGGTTGAGGTTCCGAGATCGTGATTCATATTCTGGCAACAAGACCAAGGAGTACGATGATCTTGCTATGAAGTATCTATCATACGTGCTCTTCTTACTTGTTGCATGCTCTTCGGCTTATTCACTTAAGTATGAACGTCACAAGAGTTggtactcttggattctgtcaTCACTCACAAGCTGCGTGTACATGTTTG GATTTATTATGATGTGCCCTCAATTGTTCATCAACTATAAGCTGCAATCTGTTGCCCATCTACCTTGGAGACAGATGACATACAAGTTTCTAAATACAATCATTGATGATCTTTTTGCCTTCGTCATAAAAATGCCACTATTACATCGCCTTTCTGTTTTCCGTGATG ATGTCATATTTCTGATATATCTCTATCAGAGATGGGTTTATCCAGTGGACCGGAAACGAGTAAATGAGTTTGGTTTCGCCGGTGAGGATGTAGATCAGGCCTCTGGGAGCACTGATCTCACAACAGTGAATGAAGAGGAGAAAAAGACCAAGTGA